A window of the Lolium perenne isolate Kyuss_39 chromosome 7, Kyuss_2.0, whole genome shotgun sequence genome harbors these coding sequences:
- the LOC127312422 gene encoding probable xyloglucan endotransglucosylase/hydrolase protein 23, with amino-acid sequence MKTAVALGVLAAMACLAAVAQAGNFLQDAEMTWGDGRGKVVDGGRGLDLTLDRTSGSGFQSKAEYLFGKIDMQIKLVPGNSAGTVTTFYLSSQGSAHDEIDFEFLGNVTGEPYTLHTNVFAKGEGKREQQFRLWFDPTKAFHTYSIVWNPQHVIFAVDGTPIRDFKNHEARGVSFPKNQPMRLYASLWNADDWATQGGRVKTDWSHAPFVASFRGFSADACVMSGGAQRCPAGTMDASGTASSWWNQELSDMSYRRMRWVQRKFMIYNYCTDPKRIAEGLPAECKIRLRSK; translated from the exons ATGAAGACGGCAGTCGCGCTCGGCGTTCTCGCCGCAATGGCATGCCTGGCCGCGGTGGCGCAGGCCGGCAACTTCCTCCAGGACGCCGAGATGACCTGGGGCGACGGCCGCGGCAAGGTGGTCGACGGCGGCCGCGGGCTCGACCTCACCCTCGACAGGACCTCCGGCTCAGGCTTCCAGTCCAAGGCCGAGTACCTCTTCGGCAAGATCGACATGCAGATCAAGCTCGTCCCCGGCAACTCCGCCGGAACTGTCACCACCTTCTAC CTGTCGTCCCAGGGGTCGGCGCACGACGAGATCGACTTCGAGTTCCTGGGCAACGTCACCGGCGAACCCTACACGCTGCACACCAACGTCTTCGCCAAGGGGGAGGGCAAGCGGGAGCAGCAGTTCAGGCTCTGGTTCGACCCCACCAAGGCCTTCCACACCTACTCCATCGTATGGAACCCGCAGCACGTCAT CTTCGCGGTGGACGGCACGCCGATCAGGGACTTCAAGAACCACGAGGCGCGGGGGGTGTCCTTCCCCAAGAACCAGCCCATGCGCCTCTACGCCAGCCTCTGGAACGCCGACGACTGGGCCACGCAGGGCGGCCGCGTCAAGACGGACTGGTCCCACGCACCCTTCGTCGCGTCCTTCCGCGGATTCAGCGCCGACGCATGCGTCATGTCCGGCGGCGCGCAGCGATGCCCCGCCGGCACCATGGACGCCTCCGGCACAGCTAGCAGCTGGTGGAACCAGGAGCTCAGCGACATGAGCTACCGCCGCATGCGCTGGGTCCAGAGGAAGTTCATGATCTACAACTACTGCACTGACCCCAAGCGCATCGCAGAGGGACTCCCCGCAGAGTGCAAGATCCGTCTCAGGTCCAAGTGA